CGGATGATCTTGCGCATCGCATCTTCGATTTTCTTCAAATCGTCATTGGAAAACGGCTCGGGCTTGTCGAAGTCATAATAGAACCCGTTGTCGATCGCCGGACCGATGGTGATCTTGGTCTCCGGCCAAAGCTCCTTGACCGCCTGGGCCATGACGTGCGCGCAGCTGTGCCGCAGTTTATCAAGATCTGTTTTATAGTCCATGGTTTCCTTCAGAAAAGAAACCCCGCATGCTACCGACGGGGTTTCTGCTTAAGATCAATGGTGGGCTCAAGAGGACTCGAACCTGTCGCCCCGCGGCTTCGCCAGGAGCGGGGCTCCCCAAGGGGCTCTGCCCCTATGGCCCCCTGCCGTTTTGATTCGCACGGCTCATCAAAACGAATCCGCAGGGGTGTTACCCCGAAAGCGCGGGGACTCCGTCCCCGCACCCCTGGGTTCTCGTCCTTAACCCGGCATTTGTCCTCGTCTGCGAACTCCCCTCGACGAAAACGTACCAAAATTAATGGTGGGCTCAAGAGGACTCGAACCTCTGACCTCTTCCATGTCAAGGAAGCGCTCTAACCAAGCTGAGCTATGAACCCACGTATCTATTCGAACCATTATCTTGCCAAATGGGCAAGGAGGGAATCGAACCCTCACGACCTTGCGGTCACAGGATTTTAAGTCCTGCGTGTATGCCATTCCACCACTTGCCCAATGAGCGCTGAATTCATGAAGCGCACACCCATTCACGCGAGAATTGGAAACACGCAAAATGACCCACCAACCGTCCTGTGCACCAATCAGAGGCGTGGAGCGGAATCGAACCGCTGAATAGAAGTTTTGCAGACTTCTGCCTTACCACTTGGCTACCACGCCGGGAAGTCCGGAACCGCGGATATTTCAAAAATCACTTCGCCTTGACCGCCGCGACGACGGCCTTGACAATGTCTTCGACAGCGGCCAAATGCCCCTGGCCGACGATGCCGCAGGCCAAAAGCCCTTTGACCGGCTCGACCCAGCGCGCGCCCATTTTTTTGAGCTTCAGGCAATTTTCCTTAACAGCCGGATGAAGGTACATCTCTTCGTTCATGGCCGGGGCGATCACCAACGGGGCCCGCGTGGCCAGGGCCGTGCACGTCAACACGTCGTCGGCCATCCCGCAGGCAAGCTTGGCAATCGTATGGGCGGTCGCCGGGGCGATCACCAGGGCGGCCGCCTCTTTCGCCAGCCGGATGTGCGGCATCTCCCAGCCTTTTTCATCGCCGGAAAACATGTCGCTTAAAACCGGCCGGCCGGACAGGGCGGCCAGGGTCATCGGCGCAATGAATTTCTTGGCTTCCCCGGTCATGAGAACCGAGACCTCAAAGCCGTGCTCTTGCAAAAGCCGGATCACGTCCGCGGCCTTATAAGCCGCAATGCTTCCGGTCACGCCTAAAATCACATGTTTCTTC
This portion of the Candidatus Omnitrophota bacterium genome encodes:
- a CDS encoding flavoprotein, with the translated sequence MSSPKKHVILGVTGSIAAYKAADVIRLLQEHGFEVSVLMTGEAKKFIAPMTLAALSGRPVLSDMFSGDEKGWEMPHIRLAKEAAALVIAPATAHTIAKLACGMADDVLTCTALATRAPLVIAPAMNEEMYLHPAVKENCLKLKKMGARWVEPVKGLLACGIVGQGHLAAVEDIVKAVVAAVKAK